The following DNA comes from Vigna radiata var. radiata cultivar VC1973A chromosome 4, Vradiata_ver6, whole genome shotgun sequence.
ATGTGGCATTTCCTGAATAAAACCTCCTTAGCCTCGGTAAGCATTCCAGCTTAATCCATCTGAGTCGTCCAAATATTATCTGATCACaatcatcttcctcttcatttcTTGTAATTTCTTTGATTGATCCACAATATCCTATGCTTAGAGTCTCAAGTTTCACCAAACTTTTGAGTGTTGTAAAAGTGAATAAATACTCCATCCTTTCGCAGTCTATCACATATAAATCTTTAAGATTGATGAATGATACTGCACAAGAAACTATTCTTTCTACCAGAGGGCACTTGTAAAGCTTTAACAGTTCAAGTTTTTCAGTGTATGGTTGTACCCACGTGTGCTCTAAACCTATACACTCCAACTCCTTTAATTCCAACAAATATAATTGTTTCAATCCAGCAAGTACTTTGTCTTGAACTTGAAGCTTTTTAGAGGGAAATATCTCCTTCAGACCAAAGCATTTTTCTACTGTAAGCCATTCTAAATTGGGTAGCTTGtgaaagaaatcaaaaggcAAACTATCTTTCCCATTGTTATCATCCTCAAAGAATAGTacaagatattttaaattacaaagaaGGTCTTGTGGCAAACGTGCATCACTCATTAGCTTAATGTTTTCCTCATTGAGTGTAAGTCCCTTCAATTTAGGAGAAACCTGACAATTGaagtcaaacaaattcaaaagacgAGATGTGTTGATGTTAGTTAGATACAAAGaagaatttattaataaaaagaaaaagaaacacaaaaggTTAAATTCTAATGCTTCATTACCTTTTCAATCGAGAACAAAGGTTGTTGTAACAACTTACTAGGGCCCTCTAAAACTTCTTTTTTACTATCATCATCAAAGCTTGATCTGAATAGCTTCAGCTTAGGACAACATTCCACATATAACCTATATAACAAGGGACATTCTAGATGATGCTTTCCAGGGTAAAAGCAACTCAACAGTGGCATGTTTTCAAGATATAGACATGACAAACAAGGGAATTCAAACATTATTGTCATTCCATGTTCCATTTCATCTTCCCTTCCAACTATTTCTACCATTTTCTCACAGTTCTGTATATCAAGTGTCTCCAACTTCCCAAGATTTTTGGCAAGTGATAAAGGGAACAATGTTAATAGGCTTCCACAACCATCAACATCCACTTCCTGCAAATTGGAAAAGCTGacaatttcttcaatattttcCTTCCATAcaacttttaaatttgacaaGTCCTTTAATATAAGctttttcaaaccaaagattaTTCCCTTTGTTTCAACCTCAATCTCATCAGTGTCAAATATTACTTCTACTTCATTGGAGCTATGCACATTCAATTCTTTTAGGTTCTTCAAGTAAGGAAGTACATGAGATGGAATTACGAAGGATCTATTGCACGTTATATCGAATTNCAACTTTGTAAAACTGCCAAAAAAGTTGTCTGATACAATAGGTTTTGTGTGTTGAACTTCCATCATCCCAAGATAATCATCAAGAATCATAAGCTTTGAGTAGTTGAAAAAATCCTTACAAGACAAGACAAGAAACTCGATGTCAATATAATGGAAAAGtttcatatgtttgatatttgaTTAAGATAATTGGCATTTGAATGAATACTTAAGTCAAATTTTGGTAATTGGCCTGCagcttatttatttatgtatttatttttataataggtGCCAATTATCTAagatataaaaagagaaaaatagaataaaagatgGCTAAAGGTTTTCTGaccaaaatgcaaaaaaaaaaaaaaagaaaaaaaagttataaaagaataatggaGTGATAACAAGTAACTTTGTTTTGAGAAATAGACCAACCAGTTGAATCCAAAAATCCGTTTACTCATTTAGTGTTTGGCCTTTTAGAATTACAGACTCAATCTCCAATCGAATTATTTATAGTATATGATCCATTAGACTTACAAATCCGATCTccatttgaatgaaaaaaactGGAAAACTCGAACAAAATCAGcttctaaaattaaagttttgttttgaagaatcgattcgaatttttttaaaatgttttgtaaATTTCATTTGGAAATTTCCTTAGAGGTAAAAAAcgtaaaatattttgtatttctttctagaaaccattcatttttaaataataatattatgtattgtTGAACCTTAATCCTAAATactatgaaaatattttatttttatgcaaattttgaaatattgtaCAAAAGACTAAGATATgtagaaaaaaatcaagaacattCTACATAATGTAAAAATCTAAAAGATTTCACATGAGTTGTGACTAGTATCTTTTAGAATAATGTATGGGTCTATAAATACCAATATAATCTACCAGTTCAGGTAAGATAACATCTACCacaactaagacaactacaAAATACATTTCTTTATCTCAACATATTCTTTATCCCATCAACTATTTTTTTCACAAcctaaaaatatgaaaattgtaccttgtaaaataattatccaTCAAACAAAACCTACtgctaaataatataatatattataaatgatttgaGGTTAAGAAAAGagtattttataacaaaaaaaaaatagtaatgtaATACTATTTAGTATATATAGCAAAAGTAATTAGGATAAGTAATTCTGACCTTTTCATGAAATAAGCTTTGGATAGTTGTGTTGAGATCGACGTGGAAAGTGAAATCAGAATCGTTTAATGTTTGAATCCCCGAAAACATTGCAAGTTTTATGAGTCCTTCAGAGAAAGTTATCATATTGGAACATTCAGTAATCATCATCTGTTGTAAACATGGGCATTGCAATGTGGCATTTCCTGAATAAAAGCTTATTAGCCTCGGTAAGTATTCCAGCTTAANNNATCTGAGTCGTCCAAATAATATCTCATCAGAaccatcttcctcttcatttcTTGCAATTTCTTTGATTGATCCACAATTTCTTATGATTAGAGTCTCAAGTTTCACCAAACTTTTGAGTGTTGCAAACGTGAATAAATACTCCATCCTTTCGCAGTGCAtcacatataaatatttaagattgNNNNNNNNNNNNNNNNNNNNNNNNNNNNNNNNNNNNNNNNNNNNNNNNNNNNNNNNNNNNNNNNNNNNNNNNNNNNNNNNNNNNNNNNNNNNNNNNNNNNNNNNNNNNNNNNNNNNNNNNNNNNNNNNNNNNNNNNNNNNNNNNNNNNNNNNNNNNNNNNNNNNNNNNNNNNNNNNNNNNNNNNNNNNNNNNNNNNNNNNNNNNNNNNNNNNNNNNNNNNNNNNNNNNNNNNNNNNNNNNNNNNNNNNNNNNNNNNNNNNNNNNNNNNNNNNNNNNNNNNNNNNNNNNNNNNNNNNNNNNNNNNNNNNNNNNNNNNNNNNNNNNNNNNNNNNNNNNNNNNNNNNNNNNNNNNNNNNNNNNNNNNNNNNNNNNNNNNNNNNNNNNNNNNNNNNNNNNNNNNNNNNNNNNNNNNNNNNNNNNNNNNNNNNNNNNNNNNNNNNNNNNNNNNNNNNNNNNNNNNNNNNNNNNNNNNNNNNNNNNNNNNNNNNNNNNNNNNNNNNNNNNNNNNNNNNNNNNNNNNNNNNNNNNNNNNNNNNNNNNNNNNNNNNNNNNNNNNNNNNNNNNNNNNNNNNNNNNNNNNNNNNNNNNNNNNNNNNNNNNNNNNNNNNNNNNNNNNNNNNNNNNNNNNNNNNNNNNNNNNNNNNNNNNNNNNNNNNNNNNNNNNNNNNNNNNNNNNNNNNNNNNNNNNNNNNNNNNNNNNNNNNNNNNNNNNNNNNNNNNNNNNNNNNNNNNNNNNNNNNNNNNNNNNNNNNNNNNNNNNNNNNNNNNNNNNNNNNNNNNNNNNNNNNNNNNNNNNNNNNNNNNNNNNNNNNNNNNNNNNNNNNNNNNNNNNNNNNNNNNNNNNNNNNNNNNNNNNNNNNNNNNNNNNNNNNNNNNNNNNNNNNNNNNNNNNNNNNNNNNNNNNNNNNNNNNNNNNNNNNNNNNNNNNNNNNNNNNNNNNNNNNNNNNNNNNNNNNNNNNNNNNNNNNNNNNNNNNNNNNNNNNNNNNNNNNNNNNNNNNNNNNNNNNNNNNNNNNNNNNNNNNNNNNNNNNNNNNNNNNNNNNNNNNNNNNNNNNNNNNNNNNNNNNNNNNNNNNNNNNNNNNNNNNNNNNNNNNNNNNNNNNNNNNNNNNNNNNNNNNNNNNNNNNNNNNNNNNNNNNNNNNNNNNNNNNNNNNNNNNNNNNNNNNNNNNNNNNNNNNNNNNNNNNNNNNNNNNNNNNNNNNNNNNNNNNNNNNNNNNNNNNNNNNNNNNNNNNNNNNNNNNNNNNNNNNNNNNNNNNNNNNNNNNNNNNNNNNNNNNNNNNNNNNNNNNNNNNNNNNNNNNNNNNNNNNNNNNNNNNNNNNNNNNNNNNNNNNNNNNNNNNNNNNNNNNNNNNNNNNNNNNNNNNNNNNNNNNNNNNNNNNNNNNNNNNNNNNNNNNNNNNNNNNNNNNNNNNNNNNNNNNNNNNNNNNNNNNNNNNNNNNNNNNNNNNNNNNNNNNNNNNNNNNNNNNNNNNNNNNNNNNNNNNNNNNNNNNNNNNNNNNNNNNNNNNNNNNNNNNNNNNNNNNNNNNNNNNNNNNNNNNNNNNNNNNNNNNNNNNNNNNNNNNNNNNNNNNNNNNNNNNNNNNNNNNNNNNNNNNNNNNNNNNNNNNNNNNNNNNNNNNNNNNNNNNNNNNNNNNNNNNNNNNNNNNNNNNNNNNNNNNNNNNNNNNNNNNNNNNNNNNNNNNNNNNNNNNNNNNNNNNNNNNNNNNNNNNNNNNNNNNNNNNNNNNNNNNNNNNNNNNNNNNNNNNNNNNNNNNNNNNNNNNNNNNNNNNNNNNNNNNNNNNNNNNNNNNNNNNNNNNNNNNNNNNNNNNNNNNNNNNNNNNNNNNNNNNNNNNNNNNNNNNNNNNNNNNNNNNNNNNNNNNNNNNNNNNNNNNNNNNNNNNNNNNNNNNNNNNNNNNNNNNNNNNNNNNNNNNNNNNNNNNNNNNNNNNNNNNNNNNNNNNNNNNNNNNNNNNNNNNNNNNNNNNNNNNNNNNNNNNNNNNNNNNNNNNNNNNNNNNNNNNNNNNNNNNNNNNNNNNNNNNNNNNNNNNNNNNNNNNNNNNNNNNNNNNNNNNNNNNNNNNNNNNNNNNNNNNNNNNNNNNNNNNNNNNNNNNNNNNNNNNNNNNNNNNNNNNNNNNNNNNNNNNNNNNNNNNNNNNNNNNNNNNNNNNNNNNNNNNNNNNNNNNNNNNNNNNNNNNNNNNNNNNNNNNNNNNNNNNNNNNNNNNNNNNNNNNNNNNNNNNNNNNNNNNNNNNNNNNNNNNNNNNNNNNNNNNNNNNNNNNNNNNNNNNNNNNNNNNNNNNNNNNNNNNNNNNNNNNNNNNNNNNNNNNNNNNNNNNNNNNNNNNNNNNNNNNNNNNNNNNNNNNNNNNNNNNNNNNNNNNNNNNNNNNNNNNNNNNNNNNNNNNNNNNNNNNNNNNNNNNNNNNNNNNNNNNNNNNNNNNNNNNNNNNNNNNNNNNNNNNNNNNNNNNNNNNNNNNNNNNNNNNNNNNNNNNNNNNNNNNNNNNNNNNNNNNNNNNNNNNNNNNNNNNNNNNNNNNNNNNNNNNNNNNNNNNNNNNNNNNNNNNNNNNNNNNNNNNNNNNNNNNNNNNNNNNNNNNNNNNNNNNNNNNNNNNNNNNNNNNNNNNNNNNNNNNNNNNNNNNNNNNNNNNNNNNNNNNNNNNNNNNNNNNNNNNNNNNNNNNNNNNNNNNNNNNNNNNNNNNNNNNNNNNNNNNNNNNNNNNNNNNNNNNNNNNNNNNNNNNNNNNNNNNNNNNNNNNNNNNNNNNNNNNNNNNNNNNNNNNNNNNNNNNNNNNNNNNNNNNNNNNNNNNNNNNNNNNNNNNNNNNNNNNNNNNNNNNNNNNNNNNNNNNNNNNNNNNNNNNNNNNNNNNNNNNNNNNNNNNNNNNNNNNNNNNNNNNNNNNNNNNNNNNNNNNNNNNNNNNNNNNNNNNNNNNNNNNNNNNNNNNNNNNNNNNNNNNNNNNNNNNNNNNNNNNNNNNNNNNNNNNNNNNNNNNNNNNNNNNNNNNNNNNNNNNNNNNNNNNNNNNNNNNNNNNNNNNNNNNNNNNNNNNNNNNNNNNNNNNNNNNNNNNNNNNNNNNNNNNNNNNNNNNNNNNNNNNNNNNNNNNNNNNNNNNNNNNNNNNNNNNNNNNNNNNNNNNNNNNNNNNNNNNNNNNNNNNNNNNNNNNNNNNNNNNNNNNNNNNNNNNNNNNNNNNNNNNNNNNNNNNNNNNNNNNNNNNNNNNNNNNNNNNNNNNNNNNNNNNNNNNNNNNNNNNNNNNNNNNNNNNNNNNNNNNNNNNNNNNNNNNNNNNNNNNNNNNNNNNNNNNNNNNNNNNNNNNNNNNNNNNNNNNNNNNNNNNNNNNNNNNNNNtatatatatatatatatatatatatatatatatatatatatatatatatatatatatatatatatatatatatataaaatccaCTGCAGTTTCATCTCACATCTCCCTTTTCTTATTGGCTAGGTTTGAAGCACAACCAGAAGATGAGAGCTTCTCAACTCCACGCACTTCATATCAGCTTTAGGATAAGTGAATGTTgatacctttttttctttttcatgagtCACCTTGAGGAAACTTCCAAGAACCCTCTTTTTCTATTGCAAGTGTCGTTAGAAATCTTCTTAGGAATATTCTTTTGTTGGAGTATTCATATAAGTTTTTTTTGGGTCTGGAGGCACCTTGAAGCTTGTGAGCCTTACAGCATCTTGGTAGGTGTAGATTTTGTTCAGCTTAACCAGGTGAAAAAAGCTAAGTTTTTTACAAATTGCATGTTGATTATTTTGTCAATTGGTTGTTGCATGTTGAATGTGTGTCAATACTATTGTTGTGATGCATAATGGGTGTTTTGATCCATTGGCTGCTTGTCTCTGTATTGGTGGGTGTTTCTTTTTACTCTATTTTGTTGGTTGGAATTTTTTGTTATGGAAGCTTGAGTTTTGGATCCTTCGGTGTGTGAGAACATGCTTGTATTTGGGAAAATTCGTGGATTTTATGGACTGTTGAATGCAAGGGGTTTTAAACTGAGCAATTAGATCAATAGATACTAGTTAACAATGTTTTGAAGCAtctaaaagtttataaaagtgAAGATTCCCAATTGGTGTAATTGAACAacttaaaattatgaaaattgagGTTTCTGCTGATATAGCGTTAAGCGGTAGTAGGATACAagaattccaaatcaaagaGTTGTTTCATGATAGATTGTTGAGAAGTAGTTTTTCCTTGTTGAGCACTATTGCTCCAGGAGCGCCAGTCATGTTGGTTCTACTATTTATTTCCTAAATTTCTTTTACTAGCTTTGTTGGTTCAAAGGTTTCATATTGTGCTTATTTATGGAATTGTTTATggatttattgatgaatatgcTTGTGTATAATAATGTATGAAactatgatgatgatgaacttGTTAGTGGAGATGgacatatatgaaaatatttcttAGTTGTAATTGATCTCGAATATGATATCACTTAGtatgtatgaatttaattatgGGTGATTGTTTTGTAAGGATGTGTTTGGTGTAATTCTAAGTATATTGTAGAAAGATTCTATGGTGACATTCCTTTAATGTAAAAGTTAATGTAAGGATTCAAGTAAAATGATATCCTCAAACTCTAATAACCATTCACACTCATGTAGAATGGAATGAGTTATGAGTGAGAGTAGCAGAAGATGCTAGTTTGAAGACAAGATAATGGCCTTAAAGGCGAAAGGAATTAACTTTGTAAGTGTTAGGTGAAACCCATTAGCAATAGTTATAGTGAATTCGATGTCAATGCATGTATTTGGATAATTGAGACTAGAGAGTTTGTAATTATATGTTTGATTATTCTATGAATttctaaaatatgttattatatgatttatCAGTTTAACTATTATATGctcatttcttttataaacaatCTTACCCTctgttgtgtttgtgtttcctttgtttgttgtttttcttttataaagatCACCTTTATCGATGTGTGTAGATGAGGAAATAGGTGTTGGATCACCTTAGGAAGAAGATGTTGATGCAACCGTATAGATATAGGATTGTAAGAGTTAGGTTTAACTATTATCTTTTGAACACTTTATAGTGTTATGGTCAACATTTAGTTTCTTTGAAGTTATTGATGTAGAATCTCTTATATGCTAATATGATTATTTTGGATAAATGTAATAGTATAATTATATGTCAATCTTTGACTAGTCAATGATTTTTAgctatgtaaaattttatttagtattattgtactattaaatgaaatgaaatgttaCATTATTTATGTCTCGTTATATATGGCCCACactaaaaaataagtttttttttttttgtcattatttcttaatgaaattaactttataatttaaagGGCCATGAGCATTGGGGATATATGTTTCAAGACAAAAGTATATGATGGGCATTAATGTGTAATCTTAGTAAAACATTCAATTTGTATTTGTGTatattaaagtgtaatgcaaattctagagAATGTAAGAACTCCTAAGGtagaagaattaaaatataatacaaatttagaatattgtagaaaaacctaagataggaagaaaaaaatcaagaacattCTACATAGATAAAAATCAAGAAGATTCCACATATGTTGTGACTAGCATTTTCTAATATAATCTATCGGTCTGTAAATACCCATGTGCTCTACCATTTGAGGTAAGAAAATATCTACCACAACTAAGACAAATACAAACtacacttcttccaactactatTTTCACATTCTATTATCTCCACATTTCCACTATCCCATCAACTTTGCCTTTCACAACCTAAAAATATTAACAGTGGTACCAGAGCTACGTTCGATTGTCTATTGGCGTAgataaaaattttcaactacTTCAAAAAAAACAATAACTCCATTCTATACTACTTCTAGAATATTTTTCCAACTCATGGCTATTACCAATCAAACATCATTAATTCCAGTACCTATTTTCACAGGAGAAAATTATCATCTTTTAGTGTCAAAATAAAGACATTCTTTCGCTCTCAAGATTTAAGGAATATTAGAGAAGAGGGATTTACTATTCTAGAAGACATCTCCACTTTTACTATATCTTAGAAGAAGTAgttgaaggaaaagaagaattCAAGGGCTTTATCTTCTCTTCAACAAGGAGTTGATAACACAATTTTTACATGAATAAATGGGACGACAAGTGCAAAGCAAGCATGAAACATAATATAAGAAGAGAATAAGGAAATGATAGGTATGCAATGTTAAACTTCATTCTCTAAGACGAGAGtttgaattaataataatgaaacaaTTTGAGACCATCAAAGACTACTAttctagaataaaagaaatagttagtTAAGTGAGATCCTATGgggaaaatatttttgataaaaataattgttgagaaaattttaatttctattccccaaaaatatgatgaaatCGTAACCGCGATTCAACAAACAAAAGATTTGGCTACATTATTAGTAACACAACTAATAGGCTCTCTTGAAGCTTAtgaacaaagattgaaaaggTGTGCCGAATACGCGGTCGAAAATGTCtttcaatcaaaactaaaattatcatCCCAAAATGAAGAATATGAAGGAAATAAAAGTAGACGagaaatttttagaaataaaaaaaattctataagcTTCTCTATGACTCATAAGGAAAATATCCTCCCTGTGACATCTAAGAAGACAAGTCACTTGAAAAAAGATTGTTGGCACTATGGAAAACCTCAATGTCAGTACTACAAGAAATTTGGTCACGTAGATAagtattatcataataaaaataagtatcaAGTAAACTTTGTGGAAGAACATAATCAAGAGCAACACTTACTCCATTTCAATCAAGAATCTCCTAATGGAGAAGGAAGTTGGTACTTGAATAGTGGAGGCAGCAATCACATGGCGAAATATCAAAGAATCTTCAAAGacattgataaataatttaatgtcaAACTTCGGCTGGGAAATGGAACCACAGTGGAGTCTCGAGGAAAAAAAACTTTCATGGGGAGGCAAAGAAAGGTATCAATTTTATCAAGGACGTTTTAATAGTTATCAATCTTCAAGAGAATCTTTGAAGTATTGGCCAAATGATGGAGAATGGATATTCTCTTTACTTTGAGAAAGATACATGCAAAATTTATGATAGTAGAATGATAGAAATTGGCCAagtaaaaatggagaagagaaatagaaactTTTCTATAAGCTTCAAACTTGGAATTAATATGTCGTGAAGGAAGATATTGATGACTCATGGCTTTGGCATAAGAGATTTTGCCACTTCAACACACACACCTTAAAGcttctatattaaaaaaatgatgagaGATCTTCCATTCTTGAAGGAGAATAATGAACGTGATTACCATTCTCAACGAATAAAGCATGGAGAACAAAAGACTTACTGGAGTTGATTCATACCGATGTTTGTCAACCGATGAGGACACCTCCACATCACAACAATAGGTATTTCATCCTCTTCATTGATGACTTATCTGGAATAACGTGTCTATTTCTTAAAGGCAAAATCAGAAGTGTTCGGAATATTGAAGAAATTCAAGGATCTTGTCGAGAAGCAACGTGAAAAACAGATAAAAGTATTTAGAAGTGATCGTGGAAAGGAGTACATATCTCGCGAGTTTGACAAATTTTGCGAAGATGAAGGCATAATGCGACAACTGACAGTCGCAtatactccacaacaaaatgatGTGTTAGAGAGAAAGAATCACACACTCATGGAGATGAAGAGAAcaatgttaaatgaaaaaagtaTGCCTAACCCTTTCTAGGCTGAAGTAGTCTACACTATAGTTTACATTCTAAACGGATGTCCAAATAAGGACGTCCAAGACGAAACTCCTATTGAAGCATGGAGTGGAAGAAAGCCATAAGCTAAATACCTACAAGTGTTTGGATCTATTTACTACATACATgttcttgataaaaaaaaaggcatAAGTTTGAAAACAAGACTATACGAGGAGTATTTTAGGGATATAGCACACAATCAAAAGGCTATTGAGTCTATAATccacaaacaaaaaaactaatGATTAGTCGAGATGTTAAGGCTGATGAAACATTTTAGTTCCAGTGCAACGATCTCAAGAAAAAACTCAAGAGACAAAAGATTCAGTACACTTTCTCTACCTCCACAACAAGATTCTTCACCTAAATCCATTCCAAGAAAAGTAAGATCTTTAGTAGACATATACGAAACTTGCAATATGGCCATGATTGAGCCTAAATGTTGTGAAGAACCATCAAAGAAAGAAGTATGTGTCAAGGCTATGGAAGAAGAGATTaaaatgattgagaataataacATTTGGGAGCTCGTAAACTACCCTAATGGAAAATACATCATTAGAGTGAAATggatatataaaacaaagctCAATCTTGAAGGAACTATACAAAAGCTCAAGGAAAGATTGGTTGCTAAAGGCTACTCACAACAACCAAAAATGGACTACAATGAGACATTTGCTCCACTTGCTCACTTAGATACAATTAGAGTTTTAATAGCTCTTACAACACAGATGGAACATCTATCAACTGGATGTCAAATCAGCCTTTCTAAATGGAGTTCTCAAAGAGGATATTTAGGATGAACAACCACAAGGCTTCTTCCACAATGGCAATAAAGGCAAAGTGCTAAGACTAAACAAAGTCTTATACAACCTAAAGCAAACTCCTCGAGCATGGTATAGCAAGATTGATCAATACTTCATCGATCAAGGATTCAAGTGGAGCAAAAGTGCGCCAACACTTTATATTAAGGCACAAGGTCAGTATCATCTCCATATGGAAATGatgaaagaatttaaagaaggCATGATGAAGACATTTAAGATGATCGGCCTTGGATTGATGAATTATTTCCTCAGTATAGAggagaaacaagaaaaagaagttatatttatctctcaaaagaaatatattgaagtTATACTAAAGAAGTTCAAGATGAATTATTATAAACCTACCATTATTTCGATGGTGTGGTAAACGAGAAGCTACAAAAAGATGATGGAGCATAAGAGGTAGACACATCACGCTATGGAGTTTGATTGAAAGTCTCATGTATGTCACAACCACACGAC
Coding sequences within:
- the LOC111241485 gene encoding uncharacterized protein LOC111241485, with amino-acid sequence MVEIVGREDKMEHRTTLMFEFPCLSYLYLENMPLLSCFYPGKHHLECPLLDELYVECCPKLKVFRSSFDDDSKKEVLEAPTNLQQPLFTIEKVSPKLKGLTLNEENIKLMSDARLPQDLLCNLKYLVLFFEDDNNGKDSLPFDFFHKLPNLEWLTVEKCFGLKEIFPSKKLQVQDKVLAGLKQLYLLELKELECIGLEHTWVQPYTEKLELLKLYKCPLVERIVSCAVSFINLKDLYVIDCERMEYLFTFTTLKSLVKLETLSIGYCGSIKEITRNEEEDDCDQIIFGRLRWIKLECLPRLRRFYSGNATLQCPCLQKMMITECSNMITFSEGVIKLAMFSGIQTSEDSDFTFHIDLNTTVQSLFQ